In Salipiger abyssi, the following are encoded in one genomic region:
- a CDS encoding flagellar motor switch protein FliM, whose amino-acid sequence MSVESPIHPDTRAVQELIVERAKYSYARLPMLEVVFDRFSLSLAQVLKSYLGAMADISLKKIDYLTCQDALEALPDPALIAVTEAESWGGTIATILQPDLLYSILEITFGGRAVPGGARNPRTFTAIEKRVGQGFCEEVLKELSGAFANVAPVSFKIDHLETNPKGLLLAPPTSACVRAVLSIEIEDRSGEMVFVLPNTAFEKVSDVLSQHFTGGQLGGDTGWRLKMTDMLGGTNVAMAAVMCQASIPMRDVLSWVPGQVLDLGMQVDDPVTLCCAGKELARTEVGRRKNGRVALKFMEKLYEEEELPNVLRD is encoded by the coding sequence ATGAGCGTCGAATCCCCCATCCACCCCGACACCCGCGCCGTTCAGGAGCTGATCGTCGAGCGCGCGAAATACTCCTATGCGCGGCTGCCGATGCTGGAGGTGGTGTTCGACCGGTTTTCCCTGTCTCTGGCACAGGTGCTCAAGAGCTATCTCGGCGCGATGGCCGATATCAGTCTGAAAAAGATCGACTATCTGACCTGCCAGGACGCGCTCGAAGCGCTTCCCGACCCGGCGCTGATCGCCGTCACCGAAGCCGAAAGCTGGGGCGGGACCATCGCGACGATTCTGCAACCGGACCTGCTCTACAGCATCCTTGAGATCACCTTCGGCGGGCGCGCCGTGCCCGGCGGCGCGCGCAATCCCCGCACCTTTACCGCCATCGAAAAACGGGTCGGGCAGGGGTTCTGCGAGGAGGTGCTCAAGGAGTTGTCGGGCGCCTTCGCCAATGTCGCGCCGGTGAGCTTCAAGATCGACCATCTGGAGACCAACCCCAAGGGCCTGCTGCTGGCGCCGCCCACCAGTGCCTGCGTGCGCGCCGTGCTGAGCATCGAAATCGAGGACCGCAGCGGCGAGATGGTCTTTGTGCTGCCCAACACCGCCTTTGAAAAGGTCAGCGATGTGCTCTCGCAGCATTTCACCGGCGGTCAGCTCGGCGGCGATACCGGCTGGCGGCTTAAGATGACCGATATGCTGGGCGGCACCAATGTGGCCATGGCGGCGGTGATGTGCCAGGCCTCGATCCCGATGCGCGACGTACTGTCCTGGGTGCCCGGTCAGGTGCTCGATCTCGGCATGCAGGTGGACGATCCGGTGACGCTCTGCTGCGCCGGCAAGGAGCTCGCCCGGACCGAGGTCGGCCGCCGCAAGAACGGCCGGGTGGCGC